In Streptomyces hawaiiensis, one genomic interval encodes:
- a CDS encoding DUF6344 domain-containing protein, with protein sequence MARNKVMKVWTAIVTAFLALCTALGFVTTTAAAAVPQTEQKSNSNGNGNGASIPQQRTAAPATFPRSSPRALPPTMKQRIRAEAHGKTPRCRHRSPADTAASPGTDCTDEDPDAEPDHLTPLRR encoded by the coding sequence ATGGCCCGGAACAAGGTCATGAAGGTGTGGACCGCCATCGTCACCGCCTTCCTCGCGCTGTGCACGGCGCTCGGATTCGTCACCACGACCGCCGCCGCGGCCGTACCGCAGACCGAGCAGAAGAGCAACAGCAACGGCAACGGCAACGGCGCGAGTATCCCGCAGCAGCGGACGGCGGCACCGGCGACATTCCCCCGGTCCTCACCCAGGGCCCTGCCCCCCACGATGAAGCAGCGCATCCGTGCCGAGGCCCACGGCAAGACCCCCCGCTGCCGGCACCGCTCACCCGCGGACACGGCGGCCTCCCCCGGCACCGACTGCACCGACGAGGACCCCGACGCCGAACCGGACCATCTCACGCCCCTGCGGCGCTGA
- a CDS encoding DUF5753 domain-containing protein, translating to MRVGSDGPAASMPSRQQSQPDPAARLLGERLRRLRLQRGVTLSEAAVTIRASAAKISRLERAATQPKARDVRDLAAFYRAGREELAEIEYLLSQSSNGAWYTQYSDVTPDFLKRLISLEQGAERIIMYEALVVPGLLQTREYARAVISAALPMDAENERRVALRLDRQRILRQPDRPALTALLDEGVLHRPRGGRRVMRRQMEQLLALGQVPKTNIRIVEFVNSGDVSPPYPITHLRLRDGRPAEVVYVESIGSATYLTRPEETERYRLVLNRLMKRAASRERTEELLREAIERYR from the coding sequence GTGCGCGTGGGATCTGATGGGCCGGCGGCGTCGATGCCCTCGCGGCAGCAGTCACAGCCGGATCCCGCAGCACGCCTTCTCGGCGAGCGCCTGCGCAGACTGCGCCTCCAGCGCGGTGTGACGTTGAGTGAAGCAGCGGTGACGATCCGCGCTTCCGCCGCGAAGATCAGCCGTCTCGAGCGGGCCGCCACCCAGCCCAAGGCTCGGGACGTCCGTGATCTCGCGGCCTTCTACCGGGCCGGCCGCGAAGAGCTGGCAGAGATCGAGTATCTGCTCTCCCAGTCCTCTAACGGCGCCTGGTACACGCAGTACAGCGATGTCACGCCGGACTTCCTCAAGAGGCTGATAAGCCTCGAGCAGGGAGCTGAGCGGATCATCATGTACGAGGCTCTCGTCGTACCGGGCTTGCTGCAGACTCGTGAGTACGCACGCGCGGTGATCTCCGCCGCCCTTCCGATGGACGCCGAGAACGAGCGGCGGGTCGCTCTGCGGCTGGACAGGCAACGGATTCTGAGGCAGCCGGATCGGCCCGCGCTCACGGCCCTGCTGGACGAAGGCGTGCTTCATCGGCCTCGCGGAGGTCGGCGCGTCATGAGACGGCAGATGGAGCAACTGCTGGCCCTGGGACAGGTCCCCAAGACCAATATCCGGATCGTCGAATTCGTCAACAGCGGTGATGTCTCACCGCCGTACCCGATCACGCACCTGCGGCTGCGGGACGGCCGGCCGGCGGAAGTGGTCTATGTCGAGAGCATCGGCAGCGCCACGTACCTGACCCGGCCGGAAGAGACGGAGCGCTACAGGCTGGTGTTGAATCGCCTGATGAAACGGGCGGCTTCCCGGGAACGCACGGAGGAACTGCTGCGCGAGGCCATCGAGAGGTACCGCTGA
- a CDS encoding aminodeoxychorismate/anthranilate synthase component II, whose amino-acid sequence MSARILVVDNYDSFVFNLVQYLYQLGAECEVLRNDEVSTAHAQDGFDGVLLSPGPGTPEQAGVCVDMVRHCAGTGVPVFGVCLGMQSMQVAYGGVVDRAPELLHGKTSLVEHGGGGVFAGLPSPFTATRYHSLAAEPATVPAELEVTARTHDGIVMGLRHRELPVEGVQFHPESVLTEHGHRMLANWLTECGDQGAVARSAGLAPVVGRATA is encoded by the coding sequence GTGAGTGCGCGCATTCTCGTGGTCGACAACTACGACAGCTTCGTCTTCAACCTGGTCCAGTACCTGTACCAGCTGGGCGCCGAGTGCGAGGTCCTGCGCAACGACGAGGTGTCGACGGCGCACGCCCAGGACGGTTTCGACGGGGTCCTGCTCTCTCCGGGTCCGGGCACGCCGGAGCAGGCCGGCGTCTGCGTGGACATGGTCCGGCACTGTGCCGGCACGGGTGTCCCGGTCTTCGGTGTCTGCCTGGGCATGCAGTCGATGCAGGTGGCGTACGGCGGTGTGGTGGACCGGGCGCCCGAGCTGCTGCACGGCAAGACCTCCCTGGTCGAGCACGGTGGCGGTGGCGTCTTCGCGGGCCTGCCCTCTCCCTTCACGGCGACGCGTTACCACTCGCTGGCCGCCGAGCCGGCGACGGTCCCGGCGGAGCTGGAGGTCACGGCCCGCACGCACGACGGCATCGTGATGGGTCTGAGGCACCGCGAACTGCCGGTCGAGGGCGTGCAGTTCCACCCGGAGTCGGTGCTGACCGAGCACGGGCACCGGATGCTGGCCAACTGGCTGACGGAGTGCGGCGACCAGGGTGCGGTGGCGAGGTCGGCCGGGCTCGCCCCGGTGGTGGGCAGGGCCACGGCGTGA
- a CDS encoding serine/threonine-protein kinase produces the protein MGEVFAGRYELVDPIGRGGVGAVWRAWDHRRRRYVAAKVLLQSDAHSLLRFVREQALRIDHPHVLAPTSWAADDDKVLFTMDLVAGGSLVHLVGDYGPLPPAFVCTLLDQLLAGLAAVHAEGVVHRDVKPANVLLEATGTARPRLRLSDFGIAMRLGEPRLTETNLVVGTPGYLAPEQMMGAEPDFPADLFAVGLVALYLLEGAKPDSKALIQYFAEHGTPGAPKGIPEPLWQVVAMLLQPDPGARFRTATGARKALAAAAELLPDPGPDDELIEIFDQLGPLPRGFAPEGPLERAKGLGPREELSDSSKAGEERLRQSDDEGEPSVPGGQHAEPHPYAVPNDPRRTPDPSAGPARPPSMSDTGSFHLPPPQATVTSSPAPGQHAEAPPRQQPVLPYDPTHRLSPAQPLPPVYSGPPLPPAEQYRTDASTASYTARTPQTPPIGQTPSRHRAQRPSRPGPPAKVAVPLLLLALACYAAGFWALTQI, from the coding sequence ATGGGTGAGGTCTTCGCCGGCCGGTACGAACTGGTCGACCCGATCGGACGTGGAGGGGTCGGCGCCGTCTGGCGGGCCTGGGATCACCGCCGCCGTCGCTACGTGGCCGCCAAGGTCCTGCTCCAGAGCGACGCGCACTCGCTGCTGCGCTTCGTCCGGGAACAGGCCCTGCGCATCGACCACCCCCACGTGCTCGCCCCCACCAGCTGGGCCGCCGACGACGACAAGGTCCTGTTCACCATGGACCTGGTCGCGGGCGGATCACTCGTCCACCTCGTCGGGGACTACGGTCCCCTCCCGCCGGCCTTCGTCTGCACCCTGCTCGACCAGTTGCTGGCGGGCCTGGCCGCGGTGCACGCGGAGGGTGTGGTGCACCGTGACGTCAAACCCGCCAACGTGCTGCTGGAGGCCACCGGTACGGCCCGGCCGCGGCTGCGGCTGTCCGACTTCGGCATCGCGATGCGGCTGGGCGAGCCCCGCCTGACGGAGACCAACCTCGTGGTGGGGACGCCCGGTTATCTCGCGCCCGAGCAGATGATGGGCGCCGAACCGGATTTCCCCGCCGATCTGTTCGCCGTGGGACTGGTCGCGCTGTATCTGCTGGAGGGCGCCAAGCCGGACAGCAAGGCGCTCATCCAGTACTTCGCCGAGCACGGGACTCCCGGCGCGCCCAAGGGCATCCCGGAGCCGCTGTGGCAGGTGGTGGCCATGTTGCTCCAACCGGATCCGGGGGCGCGGTTCCGCACGGCCACAGGGGCGCGCAAGGCACTCGCCGCCGCCGCGGAGCTCCTCCCGGACCCGGGCCCGGACGACGAGCTGATCGAGATCTTCGACCAACTCGGCCCGCTTCCCCGGGGGTTCGCCCCCGAGGGGCCGCTGGAGCGGGCGAAGGGGCTGGGGCCGCGAGAGGAGCTGTCCGACTCCTCGAAGGCGGGCGAGGAGCGGCTTCGGCAGAGTGATGACGAGGGCGAGCCGTCGGTGCCCGGCGGGCAGCACGCCGAGCCGCACCCGTACGCGGTACCGAACGACCCACGGCGGACCCCCGACCCGTCGGCCGGCCCCGCCCGGCCGCCTTCGATGTCGGACACCGGCAGCTTCCATCTGCCGCCCCCGCAGGCCACCGTCACCTCGTCCCCGGCCCCCGGGCAGCACGCGGAGGCACCGCCCCGGCAGCAGCCCGTCCTCCCTTACGACCCCACGCACCGGCTGTCGCCCGCCCAGCCACTCCCACCGGTGTACTCCGGCCCGCCCCTGCCCCCTGCGGAGCAGTACCGCACGGACGCCTCCACAGCCTCGTACACCGCCCGGACCCCGCAGACCCCGCCGATCGGCCAGACGCCGTCACGGCACCGGGCGCAACGGCCCTCCCGCCCCGGGCCGCCGGCCAAGGTGGCGGTGCCGCTGCTGCTCCTCGCGCTGGCCTGCTACGCGGCGGGCTTCTGGGCCCTGACCCAGATCTGA
- a CDS encoding helix-turn-helix domain-containing protein, whose translation MDAAQQEATARARELQRNWYGEPLGALFRRLIDDLGLNQARLAGVLGLSAPMLSQLMSGQRAKIGNPAVVQRVQLLQDLAGQVADGSVSAAEATERMEEIKKSQGGSVLSNTTQTTSSSGAPTVKRVVREIQSLLRSVAAAGDIIDAADTLAPTHPELAEFLRVYGAGRTSDAVAHYQSHQS comes from the coding sequence ATGGACGCCGCACAGCAGGAAGCGACCGCAAGAGCGCGGGAACTGCAGCGGAACTGGTACGGGGAGCCGCTGGGGGCGCTCTTCCGTAGGCTCATCGACGATCTTGGTCTCAACCAGGCTCGTCTCGCGGGGGTTCTGGGACTGTCCGCACCGATGCTGTCGCAGCTGATGAGCGGTCAGCGGGCGAAGATCGGCAACCCGGCCGTGGTGCAGCGGGTGCAGCTGCTGCAGGATCTGGCCGGGCAGGTCGCGGACGGCAGCGTGAGCGCGGCCGAGGCCACCGAGCGCATGGAGGAGATCAAGAAGTCACAGGGGGGGTCGGTGCTCAGCAACACCACACAGACGACGAGCAGTTCGGGGGCGCCCACGGTCAAGCGCGTCGTGCGCGAGATCCAGTCGCTGCTGCGGTCGGTCGCGGCGGCGGGCGACATCATCGACGCCGCCGACACCCTCGCCCCGACCCATCCGGAACTGGCAGAGTTCCTCCGGGTCTACGGCGCCGGCCGCACCTCGGACGCCGTCGCGCACTACCAGTCCCACCAGAGCTGA
- a CDS encoding class E sortase, with protein MTALRPERESDTSYGQQSYGVPGAFEEWPGGGAYGASPQPDPHASYEPVRDEPFLPPADEETVALRIPDPPPETGDSTAGSRASYAARQDGPAQGGRAARRKAAKGRHGRHGGASDIPPAAHTDSGAGSRSRAPLSRVEARRQARARKPGPAVVASRAIGEVFITTGVLMLLFVTYQLWWTNVRAHAQAGQEASSLQNDWASGKRNPGTFEPGQGFALLHIPKLDVVVPIAEGTNSKGVLDRGMVGHYAEGALKTAMPGDKTGNFGLAGHRNTHGEPFRYINRLTKGDPIVVETQDKYYVYKMASILPVTSPSNTSVLNPVPTGSGFTKPGRYITLTTCTPEFTSKYRMIVWGKMVEERPRSKGKPDALVS; from the coding sequence GTGACCGCGCTGCGCCCCGAGCGCGAGTCCGACACCTCGTACGGGCAGCAGTCGTACGGGGTGCCGGGTGCGTTCGAGGAGTGGCCGGGCGGAGGGGCGTACGGTGCGTCCCCGCAGCCGGATCCGCACGCGTCGTACGAACCCGTCCGGGACGAGCCCTTTCTGCCGCCCGCCGACGAGGAGACGGTGGCGCTGCGGATACCGGATCCACCGCCGGAGACCGGCGACTCCACAGCGGGCTCTCGGGCTTCCTATGCCGCACGGCAGGACGGACCCGCCCAAGGTGGCCGCGCGGCCCGCAGGAAGGCCGCAAAGGGCCGTCACGGGCGTCATGGCGGCGCGTCGGACATCCCGCCGGCCGCCCACACCGACTCCGGCGCCGGGAGCCGGTCACGGGCGCCGCTGTCGCGGGTGGAGGCGCGGCGGCAGGCGCGGGCCCGTAAGCCCGGCCCGGCGGTCGTCGCCAGCCGGGCCATAGGCGAGGTGTTCATCACCACCGGCGTGCTGATGCTGCTGTTCGTCACGTACCAGCTGTGGTGGACGAACGTCCGGGCGCATGCCCAGGCCGGCCAGGAGGCCAGCAGCCTCCAGAACGACTGGGCGAGCGGCAAGCGCAACCCGGGCACGTTCGAGCCGGGGCAGGGATTCGCCCTCCTGCACATCCCGAAGCTGGACGTGGTGGTGCCGATCGCCGAGGGCACCAACAGCAAGGGCGTGCTCGACCGGGGCATGGTCGGCCACTACGCGGAGGGTGCGCTGAAGACCGCGATGCCGGGCGACAAGACCGGGAACTTCGGGCTCGCGGGCCACCGCAACACCCACGGAGAACCGTTCCGGTACATCAACAGGCTCACCAAGGGCGATCCGATCGTCGTGGAGACGCAGGACAAGTACTACGTCTACAAGATGGCCTCGATCCTGCCGGTGACGTCGCCGAGCAACACGAGCGTCCTGAATCCCGTGCCCACGGGGTCCGGATTCACCAAGCCCGGCCGCTACATCACGCTGACCACGTGCACGCCGGAGTTCACCAGCAAGTACCGGATGATCGTCTGGGGCAAGATGGTCGAGGAACGGCCGCGCAGCAAGGGCAAGCCGGATGCGCTCGTCAGTTAA
- a CDS encoding peptidylprolyl isomerase, translating to MAEQLYATLKTNHGDIEVRLLPNHAPKTVKNFVELAQGEREWTHPETGQKSTDKLYDGTVFHRVISGFMIQGGDPLGNGTGGPGYQFEDEFHPDLRFDKPYLLAMANAGPGTNGSQFFITVSPTAWLNRKHTIFGEVTDGASQKIVDTIATAQTNPRTDRPLNDVVIESVVIETR from the coding sequence GTGGCTGAGCAGCTCTACGCCACCCTGAAGACCAATCACGGCGACATCGAGGTCCGGCTCCTGCCGAACCACGCGCCCAAGACGGTCAAGAACTTCGTCGAGCTCGCCCAGGGCGAGCGGGAGTGGACCCACCCGGAGACGGGGCAGAAGTCCACGGACAAGCTCTACGACGGCACGGTCTTCCACCGGGTGATCAGTGGCTTCATGATCCAGGGCGGTGACCCGCTGGGCAACGGCACCGGCGGCCCCGGCTACCAGTTCGAGGACGAGTTCCACCCGGACCTGCGCTTCGACAAGCCCTACCTGCTGGCGATGGCCAACGCCGGCCCGGGCACCAACGGCTCGCAGTTCTTCATCACCGTCTCCCCGACGGCGTGGCTGAACCGCAAGCACACCATCTTCGGCGAGGTCACCGACGGGGCCAGCCAGAAGATCGTGGACACCATCGCCACGGCCCAGACGAACCCGCGCACCGACCGCCCGCTGAACGACGTGGTCATCGAGTCGGTCGTCATCGAGACCCGCTGA
- the crgA gene encoding cell division protein CrgA has product MPKSRIRKKADYTPPPAKQTTAIKLSNRAWVAPVMLAMFLIGLAWIVVFYVTDGSLPIDSLGNWNIVVGFGFIAAGFGVSTQWK; this is encoded by the coding sequence GTGCCGAAGTCACGTATCCGCAAGAAGGCCGACTACACGCCGCCGCCTGCCAAGCAGACGACCGCCATCAAGCTGAGCAACCGCGCCTGGGTCGCGCCCGTCATGCTGGCCATGTTCCTCATCGGGCTGGCCTGGATCGTCGTCTTCTACGTCACCGACGGCTCGCTGCCCATCGACTCGCTGGGCAACTGGAACATCGTGGTGGGCTTCGGCTTCATCGCCGCCGGATTCGGTGTCTCGACCCAGTGGAAGTAG
- a CDS encoding rhomboid family intramembrane serine protease: MDDQAAGSPQDAHSVPMCYRHPDRETGIRCTRCERPICPECMVNASVGFHCPECVRTGSGTGHPPTAAMPRTIAGGSIAADPRLLTKILIGINLAVFIAVQVHESLLNDIVLLGAWPPAPFTPTQGVAGGEWYRMVTSMFTHQEIWHIAFNMLSLWWLGGPLEAALGRVRYLVLYFISGLAGSALAYLLASANTATLGASGAIFGLFGATAVLMRRLNYDMRPIIALLVINLIFTFSPGFNISWQAHIGGLVAGVVVGYAMVHAPRERRALVQYGTCALVLGVVVLMTMLRTAQLA; this comes from the coding sequence ATGGACGACCAGGCTGCGGGCAGCCCGCAGGACGCCCACAGCGTCCCCATGTGCTACCGCCACCCTGACCGCGAGACGGGCATCCGCTGCACGCGCTGCGAGCGCCCGATCTGCCCCGAGTGCATGGTCAACGCCTCCGTCGGCTTCCATTGCCCCGAGTGCGTCCGTACCGGCTCCGGCACGGGTCATCCGCCCACGGCCGCCATGCCCCGGACGATCGCGGGCGGCTCCATCGCCGCCGATCCCCGGCTGCTGACCAAGATCCTCATCGGGATCAACCTGGCCGTGTTCATCGCCGTCCAGGTCCACGAGTCGCTGTTGAACGACATCGTGCTGCTCGGCGCCTGGCCGCCGGCGCCTTTCACGCCCACCCAGGGCGTGGCGGGAGGCGAGTGGTACCGCATGGTGACGTCGATGTTCACCCACCAGGAGATCTGGCACATCGCGTTCAACATGCTCAGCTTGTGGTGGCTCGGCGGTCCGCTCGAAGCGGCGCTCGGCCGCGTCCGCTATCTCGTGCTCTACTTCATCTCCGGACTCGCGGGCAGCGCGCTGGCCTACCTCCTGGCGTCTGCGAACACGGCGACCCTGGGTGCCTCCGGCGCGATCTTCGGGCTCTTCGGCGCGACGGCCGTACTGATGCGCCGGCTCAACTACGACATGCGGCCGATCATCGCGCTGCTGGTGATCAACCTGATCTTCACCTTCAGCCCGGGGTTCAACATCTCCTGGCAGGCCCACATCGGTGGCCTGGTCGCCGGTGTCGTCGTCGGATACGCCATGGTCCACGCCCCGCGCGAGCGCCGGGCACTGGTCCAGTACGGCACCTGCGCCCTGGTCCTGGGAGTGGTCGTGCTCATGACCATGTTGAGGACGGCGCAGCTCGCCTGA
- a CDS encoding SAM-dependent methyltransferase, whose product MGHYTPTDREIDVTTPSVARMYDWLLGGSDNYASDREACDHLLRIAPSSKELALTNRAFLRRVVRFLAEECEIRQFIDHGSGLPTQDNVHQIAQKADPQARVVYVDDDPIVLAHGRTMLEENAQTAVLCADMRRTEYIFEHSDTKRLIDPTKPTAALFVSVLHCLPDEKDPAALLRDVASRLAPGSYMVVCQLVSDDRAVRDGVTNLMVTATGGRWGRVRSKAEVTEFLRDWRPVEPGLVEVSQWRPDSQPTVWKQGNEWEEWGGVVAL is encoded by the coding sequence ATGGGCCATTACACGCCGACCGACCGTGAGATCGATGTCACGACCCCGAGTGTGGCTCGCATGTACGACTGGCTGCTCGGGGGGTCCGACAACTACGCGAGTGACCGGGAGGCGTGCGACCACCTGCTGCGGATTGCTCCCAGCAGCAAGGAACTCGCCCTGACCAACCGCGCCTTCCTGCGACGGGTGGTCCGCTTCCTGGCCGAGGAGTGCGAGATCCGGCAGTTCATCGATCACGGATCGGGCCTGCCCACGCAGGACAACGTGCACCAGATCGCGCAGAAGGCGGACCCGCAGGCACGGGTGGTCTACGTGGACGACGACCCCATCGTTCTCGCGCACGGCCGCACCATGCTGGAGGAGAACGCCCAGACGGCGGTGCTGTGCGCTGACATGCGTAGGACCGAGTACATCTTCGAACACAGCGACACCAAGCGGCTGATCGACCCGACCAAGCCCACCGCGGCCCTGTTCGTCTCCGTCCTGCACTGTCTCCCGGACGAGAAGGATCCCGCCGCGCTTCTGCGTGACGTGGCGAGTCGGCTGGCCCCGGGAAGTTACATGGTGGTCTGCCAACTCGTCAGCGACGACAGAGCGGTGCGGGACGGTGTCACGAACCTGATGGTGACCGCGACCGGGGGGCGGTGGGGACGCGTACGCTCCAAAGCCGAGGTCACGGAGTTCTTGCGGGACTGGAGGCCGGTGGAACCAGGGTTGGTCGAAGTGAGCCAATGGCGACCCGACTCCCAGCCGACAGTATGGAAGCAGGGAAACGAGTGGGAGGAATGGGGCGGCGTTGTCGCCCTGTGA
- a CDS encoding class E sortase has product MRVIIRTVSELCITAGSVIVLFVVYVLFWTGVRADGVMDDQIDLLRKEWSKPRPPAGGSPAGPAKPASYAKGRPFAIMYIPRLGFTWNKPVLEGTATGTLKKGLGHYAETAQLGQKGNFAVAGHRRTYGDPFKDFPELRRGDAVVLTDGTTWFTYRIDKGPYKTVPSDIEVIDPVPRTSGYTRSGRYLTLTTCEPEWGHSHRLIVWAHLDSTQPVEAGKPEALRR; this is encoded by the coding sequence GTGCGCGTGATCATCAGGACCGTCAGCGAACTGTGCATCACCGCCGGCAGCGTGATCGTGCTGTTCGTCGTCTACGTGCTCTTCTGGACGGGTGTGCGGGCCGACGGCGTCATGGACGACCAGATCGACCTGCTCCGGAAGGAGTGGTCGAAACCCCGTCCGCCGGCCGGTGGCTCTCCCGCAGGCCCTGCGAAACCCGCGTCCTACGCCAAGGGCAGGCCTTTCGCGATCATGTACATCCCGCGGCTTGGTTTCACGTGGAACAAGCCCGTGCTCGAAGGCACCGCCACCGGCACGCTGAAGAAGGGCCTCGGCCACTACGCCGAGACCGCCCAGCTCGGGCAGAAGGGGAACTTCGCGGTCGCCGGCCACCGCCGCACCTACGGCGACCCCTTCAAGGACTTCCCCGAGCTCAGGCGCGGTGACGCCGTGGTGCTGACCGACGGCACGACCTGGTTCACGTATCGGATCGACAAAGGCCCCTACAAAACAGTGCCCTCGGACATCGAGGTGATCGACCCTGTCCCACGTACATCCGGGTACACGCGGTCGGGACGGTATCTGACGCTGACCACGTGCGAACCGGAATGGGGACACAGTCATCGGCTGATCGTCTGGGCGCACCTGGACTCCACCCAGCCCGTGGAGGCCGGGAAACCAGAGGCGCTGCGCCGTTAG
- a CDS encoding DUF5324 family protein, whose protein sequence is MTRIDSVRAATGSAKDSVLHAAEVVAPYADTAKDRAAHYAHEARVRLAPKVTQAAGQARVQYGAHVQPYLEQARTHVPPKVDQAAQDAADRTRKAARQAAEYSRPRIEQAMAAAVPVTSEAAARSAAAVAALRGQVSSKEIQKLVRKHERRAKAGKAMKTLVLLGALAGGAFAAWKWWDKQANPDWLVEPPAATEVPESGHLSSVDGTGQSVLDPEVEAKQAEEEAARRDDRS, encoded by the coding sequence GTGACCCGCATCGACAGCGTGCGCGCCGCGACTGGTTCGGCGAAGGACAGCGTGCTGCACGCCGCGGAAGTGGTGGCGCCCTACGCCGACACGGCCAAGGACAGGGCCGCGCACTACGCACACGAGGCCCGCGTACGGCTGGCGCCCAAGGTGACGCAGGCCGCAGGTCAGGCACGTGTCCAGTACGGCGCCCATGTGCAGCCCTATCTGGAGCAGGCCCGCACCCATGTGCCGCCGAAGGTCGACCAGGCCGCCCAGGACGCCGCCGACCGCACCCGCAAGGCCGCCCGCCAGGCGGCGGAGTACTCCAGGCCGAGGATCGAGCAGGCGATGGCCGCGGCCGTGCCCGTCACGTCCGAGGCCGCGGCCCGGAGTGCGGCCGCCGTGGCCGCGCTGCGCGGCCAGGTTTCGTCCAAGGAGATCCAGAAGCTGGTCCGTAAGCACGAACGGCGGGCCAAGGCCGGCAAGGCCATGAAGACGCTGGTGCTTCTGGGCGCCCTCGCGGGCGGCGCCTTCGCCGCGTGGAAGTGGTGGGACAAGCAGGCCAATCCGGACTGGCTGGTGGAGCCGCCGGCCGCGACGGAGGTCCCCGAGTCGGGGCACCTGTCGTCCGTGGACGGCACGGGCCAGTCGGTCCTGGACCCGGAGGTCGAGGCCAAGCAGGCCGAGGAAGAGGCCGCCCGGCGCGACGACCGTTCCTGA
- a CDS encoding DUF397 domain-containing protein codes for MQYNNGVPADRIEGALWIKSTASQGAGNCVEVAGLPDGRVAVRNSRHPSGPALVYTRQELAAFVTGARDGEFDGLTA; via the coding sequence ATGCAGTACAACAACGGTGTTCCCGCCGACCGGATCGAGGGCGCCCTGTGGATCAAGAGCACGGCAAGTCAAGGGGCGGGCAACTGCGTTGAAGTCGCCGGGCTCCCCGACGGGCGCGTCGCCGTCCGGAACTCACGGCACCCTTCGGGGCCTGCCCTGGTGTACACGCGGCAGGAGTTGGCAGCCTTTGTGACCGGTGCCCGGGATGGTGAGTTCGACGGACTGACCGCGTAG
- a CDS encoding DUF881 domain-containing protein — MSNSADSPGTGSTPERARRFRPVRILTAAVFALAGLIFFTSFDTAKGTNIRTDSSLLKLSDLIHERSRENGELDETNGALRKDIEALAERDDGSTKAEDDKLAALEKRAGTQKLKGDSLTVTLNDAPPDATAKLPGYPEPQPDYLVIHQQDLQAVVNALWQGGAKGIKVMDQRLISTSAVRCVGNTLILQGRVYSPPYKITAVGDPGKLQKALAASPAIQNYMVYVNVYGLGWKVEENGPVTLPGYSGTVDLHYAKPVEQ, encoded by the coding sequence TTGAGCAATTCTGCCGACTCCCCCGGGACGGGATCCACCCCTGAGCGCGCACGGCGTTTTCGGCCTGTGCGCATCCTCACGGCGGCGGTGTTCGCTCTGGCGGGTCTCATCTTCTTCACCAGCTTCGACACGGCCAAGGGCACCAACATCCGCACGGACAGCTCTCTGCTGAAGCTGTCCGACCTCATCCACGAGCGCAGCCGGGAGAACGGCGAGCTGGACGAGACCAACGGGGCCCTGCGCAAGGACATAGAAGCGCTCGCCGAGCGCGACGACGGCAGCACCAAGGCGGAGGACGACAAGCTCGCGGCCCTGGAGAAGCGCGCGGGTACGCAGAAGCTCAAGGGCGACTCGCTCACGGTCACGCTCAATGACGCCCCGCCGGACGCCACCGCCAAGCTCCCCGGCTACCCCGAGCCGCAGCCCGACTACCTGGTCATCCACCAGCAGGACCTCCAGGCCGTGGTGAACGCGCTGTGGCAGGGCGGGGCCAAGGGCATCAAGGTCATGGACCAGCGGCTGATCTCCACCAGTGCGGTGCGCTGCGTGGGCAACACCCTGATCCTGCAGGGCCGCGTCTACTCACCGCCGTACAAGATCACGGCGGTCGGTGACCCGGGCAAGCTGCAGAAGGCGCTCGCGGCGTCCCCGGCGATCCAGAACTACATGGTCTACGTCAATGTCTACGGGCTCGGATGGAAAGTCGAGGAGAACGGCCCGGTGACTCTGCCCGGCTATTCGGGCACAGTGGATCTGCACTACGCGAAGCCCGTGGAGCAGTAG
- a CDS encoding DLW-39 family protein — translation MKKLLLVALAAIGGLLVYRQIQADRAEQDLWTEATDSVPTGS, via the coding sequence GTGAAGAAGCTTCTCCTGGTCGCACTGGCCGCCATCGGCGGGCTCCTCGTGTACCGCCAGATCCAGGCGGATCGCGCCGAGCAGGATCTGTGGACGGAGGCGACTGACTCCGTGCCCACGGGTTCGTGA